In the genome of Persephonella sp., one region contains:
- the cdaA gene encoding diadenylate cyclase CdaA produces the protein MFETIDWLIGIIKSIRINDVIDIILVSVIIYYLLKFIIGTRGWQILIGLFFLLFIWLAAKILHLTTIEWVFDNLWSIGIFILIVVFQPEIRRGLAKIGERGLLRYSLLSKKKAIDEIIRAATFLAERKIGALIVFERSIDLENYTEGCVKLDADISLELLISIFIPQTPLHDGAVIIKDQRIASARCFLPLTINPNIPKNIGTRHRAGIGISEETDAVALIVSEERGEISLALDGKLHRNLDPLTLRNMLIKVLEIEKSDIVENIMKKLKKRQKNEKG, from the coding sequence TTGTTTGAAACGATTGACTGGCTTATAGGCATAATAAAGTCAATAAGAATAAATGATGTTATAGACATAATACTCGTTTCAGTAATAATATACTACCTTCTTAAGTTCATTATCGGGACAAGAGGCTGGCAGATACTGATAGGTCTTTTTTTTCTCCTTTTCATCTGGCTTGCCGCAAAAATTCTTCATCTGACCACAATTGAATGGGTATTTGACAATCTATGGAGTATAGGAATTTTTATTCTTATAGTTGTTTTCCAGCCGGAGATAAGAAGAGGTCTTGCAAAAATAGGCGAAAGGGGACTCCTCAGATACTCACTACTGTCAAAGAAAAAAGCTATTGACGAGATCATAAGGGCTGCCACATTCCTTGCAGAAAGAAAGATAGGAGCTCTTATCGTTTTTGAAAGAAGTATTGATCTTGAAAACTATACTGAAGGCTGTGTAAAACTTGATGCAGATATATCCCTTGAGCTTCTAATCTCTATATTTATCCCTCAAACACCTCTCCATGATGGGGCTGTTATAATAAAGGATCAGAGAATAGCCTCAGCAAGATGCTTTCTTCCCCTTACAATAAATCCAAATATCCCAAAAAACATAGGAACAAGGCACAGAGCAGGGATAGGAATATCTGAGGAGACAGATGCCGTTGCCCTTATTGTTTCTGAAGAAAGGGGAGAGATCTCCCTTGCTCTAGACGGAAAGTTACACAGGAACCTTGATCCTTTAACACTGAGAAATATGTTGATAAAAGTTCTTGAGATTGAGAAGTCAGATATTGTAGAAAACATAATGAAAAAACTGAAAAAAAGGCAGAAAAATGAAAAAGGTTAA
- a CDS encoding YbbR-like domain-containing protein: MKKVKDIVLNNLHLKILSLLVAFLLWLNITSTQKTRFEFFSKVKILNVPKGILIEKVEPEKVLVVIEGVRSKLNQVNISKIEVYVDGRKIKKGKNTLKVFVRPSKTENFDIVKVIPDKIHIYAKPK; this comes from the coding sequence ATGAAAAAGGTTAAGGATATTGTTCTGAACAACCTGCACCTGAAAATACTTTCCCTTCTTGTTGCTTTTCTTCTGTGGCTTAACATCACAAGCACCCAGAAAACAAGATTTGAGTTTTTTTCAAAGGTAAAAATTCTTAATGTTCCAAAAGGGATACTGATAGAAAAGGTAGAACCTGAAAAGGTGCTTGTTGTTATAGAAGGTGTCAGATCAAAGCTTAATCAGGTTAACATATCAAAAATTGAGGTTTATGTTGATGGGAGAAAGATAAAAAAAGGTAAAAATACACTTAAAGTGTTTGTCAGACCATCAAAAACAGAAAATTTTGATATAGTGAAAGTTATTCCTGATAAAATCCATATTTATGCGAAACCAAAATGA